One Alcaligenes ammonioxydans DNA segment encodes these proteins:
- a CDS encoding cysteine hydrolase family protein, producing MSAAHHTALLALHYQNDVLHADGLIRVGVEADSPQRQALIEAAGRLLAQARAQGVPIVHVRVGYRPDYADLLCNAPILHNVKRIGAMQTGSWGAQFFDGLAPLPNEFEVHHTRINAFFGSALEPVVRRLGVERLVIAGVATHSVVESTVRHAVDMGYEVAVVASACGAPPATHEASLASMSLIAHIDRDEDWAAVFGAPQAE from the coding sequence ATGTCGGCAGCCCATCACACCGCCTTGCTGGCTCTGCATTACCAAAACGACGTCCTGCATGCTGATGGCCTGATTCGTGTGGGGGTGGAGGCTGACAGCCCCCAGCGTCAGGCGCTGATCGAGGCCGCAGGCCGTCTGCTGGCACAGGCGCGTGCACAGGGCGTGCCCATTGTGCATGTGCGGGTGGGCTACCGGCCAGACTATGCCGATCTGCTGTGCAACGCCCCGATTTTGCACAATGTGAAACGCATCGGTGCCATGCAGACTGGCAGTTGGGGAGCCCAGTTCTTTGACGGGCTGGCTCCCTTGCCCAACGAGTTTGAAGTCCATCACACGCGCATCAACGCTTTCTTTGGTTCCGCGCTGGAGCCGGTGGTACGTCGTTTGGGCGTGGAGCGCTTGGTGATTGCCGGTGTGGCCACCCATTCCGTGGTGGAAAGCACGGTGCGCCATGCGGTGGATATGGGCTATGAAGTGGCGGTGGTGGCCAGCGCCTGCGGCGCACCGCCCGCCACGCATGAAGCCTCCCTGGCCAGCATGAGCCTGATAGCGCATATTGATCGTGACGAAGATTGGGCAGCCGTCTTTGGCGCGCCACAAGCAGAGTAG
- a CDS encoding aromatic-ring-hydroxylating dioxygenase subunit beta, producing MLFDIDFDVSVDQVTPVNLSLEAIREVEQFIYHEARLLDERRWQAWLDLWTEEGMYWIPHSYDQQSPYEHISLCWENKLLRELRIRRLENHRNWSQQPITQSCRVLGNVMIDGTDPEGYLVVRSSFHSMEWRGKDPVHRVGSLIHKLQAQEGGGWKLRMKQVNLVDRDAVHGAIQVYI from the coding sequence ATGTTGTTTGATATTGATTTTGACGTCAGCGTGGATCAGGTCACACCTGTGAACCTGAGCCTGGAAGCCATCCGCGAAGTGGAGCAGTTCATCTATCACGAGGCCCGCTTGCTGGACGAGCGCCGCTGGCAAGCATGGCTGGATCTGTGGACCGAGGAAGGCATGTACTGGATTCCTCACAGCTACGATCAGCAAAGCCCGTACGAGCACATTTCCCTGTGCTGGGAAAACAAGCTGCTGCGTGAATTGCGTATTCGCCGCCTGGAAAACCACCGCAACTGGTCCCAGCAGCCGATTACCCAGTCCTGCCGCGTGCTGGGTAATGTGATGATAGACGGGACCGATCCTGAAGGTTATCTGGTGGTGCGTTCCAGCTTTCACTCCATGGAATGGCGCGGCAAAGATCCGGTCCACCGGGTGGGTAGCCTGATTCACAAGCTGCAGGCCCAGGAGGGGGGTGGCTGGAAACTGCGTATGAAGCAGGTGAATCTGGTCGATCGTGATGCGGTCCACGGCGCCATTCAGGTGTACATCTGA